One genomic region from Quercus robur chromosome 4, dhQueRobu3.1, whole genome shotgun sequence encodes:
- the LOC126722462 gene encoding uncharacterized protein LOC126722462, with amino-acid sequence MEVEILSQVKQQQQKKKKKISKWRCVVCNQMQSVCKVFVQGFVAKDLRGFVQSFNMSCAITEPPPLPLPQFQEEEEEEEDIVHDDHVHNNKRRSDWSQFLDPVEVEEQQVEEESDFEPKIKFHCQKCHLPK; translated from the exons aTGGAAGTTGAGATTTTGTCTCAGGTGAAGCAGCAgcaacagaagaagaagaagaaaatcagCAAGTGGAGGTGCGTGGTGTGCAACCAAATGCAGTCTGTTTGCAAAGTGTTCGTGCAGGGATTTGTTGCCAAGGACCTCCGCGGCTTCGTCCAGTCCTTCAACATGTCCTGCGCCATTACCGAACCACCCCCACTTCCACTTCCACAAttccaagaagaagaagaagaagaagaggatatTGTCCATGACGATCACGTTCATAATAACAAGAGACGAAGCGATTGGAGTCAATTCCTTGATCCTGTGGAAGTGGAAGAGCAGCAGGTTGAGGAAGAAAGTGATTTTGAGCCTAAGATT AAATTCCACTGCCAAAAATGTCATCTCCCCAAGTAA